In Lycium barbarum isolate Lr01 chromosome 9, ASM1917538v2, whole genome shotgun sequence, the DNA window AGCTTTGCTTGCTATCTCCTTTTCTTCAAGAAGTATGTTCATAAGTTCTTTGATATGGCTGTTTAGAAGAAGGTTTTCTTTAGTAACTTCCTCAACTTGTTCGTGTAGATCTACGATGCAAACAACCATATCATCCCTCTTTTGTTCAGTACTGTAAAGTTTCTTAgctaattccttcttttctttagtGAGTCCACGAAGCTCACTTATCAATTCTTTCACCAAGGAAATTAGCCTTTTGTGAGAGTGACCTTCCAGTTTTGCTTGGTCATCAAGAAGATTTAACACTTCTCTGTACTACGCTCTGGAATCCGTGAGTAAGATATGCGATTTCAAAGTCTCATCATCACTTGACTCACTTCTACTCTCAGCATTCagattttttctcttttcttctttgtttggTAGAGCACCCATGTGAACGATCCTTTCTAGGTATTAACTTTTTAGAAataacctgctctgataccaattgttataGGTTGTGCGTCTATCAAACAATATATGAAGGGACCTAATCACTACTAGTTCTCTTATGCAGTGCAGTAAATAAAAGGACGAGATATTTactgtggaaaactccttgctcaagggattaaaaatcatgacTTACCCCAATCgaatttcaactccactacaccgagCAACTTTAGATTACAAATCTTGCATCCTAGGAATTAACATCCTTAATCCCTCACCTCTTACAATAATCCTATTGTAAGCTACACATGACTAACTCTAGTCAAGGACACTCTAATatacctagactaactctagcttGGTGTAGCACTTAGAAGCTTAAGTAGGTAAACAACCTACAAACAACTATTGAGAATCTAAGCTACCTACACGCAGAGCTTCTTTTTGAGAAGAGTGGCTTTACGAGTTATAGAACAAAAGACTTAACACATCCTAGGACTTAACATATCTTGGTTTAAACAAGAATGGTTTAAACTTTGTTCTTGAATGCACCTTAaaaggtggagacttgcacttgaGATCTGAACGATTTTGAGTAGTTTTTGCAAGAATAAATCTTCACTTGAGTTATGTTGCATATATATAAAGAAATGTAAGGTGAGACAGACAGGTTATAAAATTTGGACCGTTGGTCAAGACACTGCACTTTGTTGTCGTGTCAGCAGCTTTGCAGTTGTAGCTTTGACCTGGTATGTGTAGAGATCAAACCCCTTACCTGGTCTATCACTTGATCTCTCATGATATCGCAACGCCTAAAATAACTTGATAACTATATTCCCTTGCATACATATCTGGTTCTTTGTACCCagttgtcaaatcatcaaaacaataCAAATCACAGCATAACTTATCACATTATATTGCTGGAGTTTGATGTCTACCTATGTTAAGGTGTGCGTTCTCTCAAATGCGTTGTCAAATTGTCTAAGTAGGCATTTGGGCATTTCAAATCAGCTTTTGTTTATGAAATTTACACAAAATATCAACTTgaacttcatatcatgatttcaaatctcaaattctccaaaaaggtatgatttgagatttcaaatCTTGATTTCAAATTTTTAAATGAAAACTTGACTCATAAGTTATATTTAGTAACAAAAAATTCATAAGTTGATAGATATTTTTACCAACCATTTATATTAAATATTAAAAGATCTGCAATTTGATGGTTCCATATCATGTCGGAGAATCATATTAAAAAATAGTTAaactacaactcatgttcaattttttaaATTGAGCCAAAGTTCAATCAATTGATAATTTATTTTTCAGAAAGTCCTTCTAggagcgtattaattttattataaacTATAATTTGCTCATTAAATTGAAAAATTTTGatgattttcacaacttgtgggtgATCTTATGGCTATGAGAAATAATACAACTTAACAAATCCAAATTGCACATCTAAACCAAACTTCAATTTCAAATCATCATAATTTTAAATTACTAATTTCatgtcatgatttcaaatcatgtccaaacgcctcCTAAAGCTATCTCAAAAGTGATCTTGACAAAATATAGACAGAGAAAACCAACCAAATCAAAAAACACCATGCCTTCTGCCAGCATATTGCCAAATAGTCTAAAGCTGTCTCAAAAGTGAACTTGTTACTAAGTTTTTCAGATACCGAGAACATATACTCGTAGGCTGTAGCATCTAGTGTTTGAGGGATTTATATTTAGAGCCAAGCATCAAAAAGGTACGAGGACATTGCCAATAAATTGTCAATGGCAAATACGAAAACCAATATTACAAGTTCTAGTTTAGTAGAAGAAAGCAAAGTTTTGTTCACAAGGAGCGACAAACGCCACGAGTCACCACAGATATTTCGGCAACAAGTTAGACCTTTTTGCGCCTGCATATTGGAATCTCAATTGTGTCATCAATCAAGATTACAACCTTAGCTTGAAAAATTTCTTCCTTCCCAGCATTATCAATTTTAAAGGTGATGTAGAAGTTAAAGTCACTAGGACCACCTGCATTTatcttcacaatctccttaactTTGCGTTCCTTCCCCTGCAGTTAACAATAGGCGAAAATTCAATAATAATGAAGGAATAGCAGGGCAGCAGAAAATGAGGAAATAACAATGAATAAATCTTCATACATCCTTGCGTTTGCGGTAGTACTTCTTGATTGCCATTGAAGCATAACCCTTGATCCTAGCCACATACTCAGGATGACGTTCAAATCCTAGAATGGGGTAGATGGGAGCAAACATGCACGACCCAGGgtattcatcaaaatcaaaacccTATTAAGATCCGTACAAATAAACAGATGAGAATTGCAACAACAGAGTGAAAAATGTTTATATTTTAGGAGGTAATTCAACATTGGAGTTCTGAGTGATCTAAACAAAGAGTAGAATCTAATCACAAATCTGTTAGTTGAAAACCTGTACTACAATAGAATGTGTTCCACGGAGCAGATTCTATCATAAACACAAGATATGCATGCAGACAAGAGAGAATGGTTTCCCGTTCAAGAAAATGCAGCAAATTCTATGCCTCAACTACTAAGGGAACACGTGAAACCAAAATTACATACAGCATTCAAATGAAATTAGGCCCGTTTCAAGGACTGCTCTTGCAAACACTGAAAAGAAATCCAGTTCAAATCTGATGACAGGGTGGCGACTAGTCCCATAGAATGATTTTCCATCCTCCTTCGCAGAGTGCAGTGCCCGAGAACTAAGTACGCCTGATTACATGCATTTTTATTGGCTATACTATACACATTATCAGGTCATGCAAATTGATAAGAGGAAATCAATATAAAATCTACATATATCAAAAGGCTATCGTGTCTACCATACCCTCCCTACCCATGAGAAAATAGTGGGACTTGAACCAGCTttaatacacatatatacatactgaATAACCCAAGGAGGAGGAATGTGATATTTAACTGTTTCCACATAAAGTTCCATTCTTTCTTGAGCCATATATAAGAAAATACGCATACCAGAAATGGGAATGATTCAGGCAAAACACAAAGATGTCTAGGAACTAACTGGACTACACAAGTAGATAACAAAAATAAAAGCATATTCAGAATAAAGTTTAAAATGAaaaagggcaaga includes these proteins:
- the LOC132610758 gene encoding uncharacterized protein LOC132610758 codes for the protein MSTLGEKFVELKVEDENSKKVENGKEESSGYDPDDWLTWPNKDVFIKYYQQLRESEGFDFDEYPGSCMFAPIYPILGFERHPEYVARIKGYASMAIKKYYRKRKDGKERKVKEIVKINAGGPSDFNFYITFKIDNAGKEEIFQAKVVILIDDTIEIPICRRKKV